The following coding sequences are from one Ornithodoros turicata isolate Travis chromosome 1, ASM3712646v1, whole genome shotgun sequence window:
- the LOC135379036 gene encoding uncharacterized protein LOC135379036 isoform X1, translating into MLAPLLAFVILNPDFLISAAMTALLTDHLIHTSNHSEAVNETSMDQYQGALLTTVQLDIKQGRPYMVLLLKEHEDVRLTPVNAHEERIAKRDVVAKYSPLADHGQYVYDEGDVKSSGRTVGKLPRVLQRVGMKLKALRRSLGFQKPVVTRILFADSPMAEHRRVERHKQTSAGDDSHSQAHGLLADGGRPQGTFDAYRGNLTRDGVIPHFLTDAPNQLINVDYGYGRKIRMGNFFVAQRLWLEPLNVSFPMEEGNLYTLLLTDITFMFWQYWLVVNIVTEDVYSGDELILYSGSFPTSGRPHTLVFLLYSQGTRVIDIAQFKTETGYDLATRDPRVFAQEWNLGEPIAINYFLTDAVRNDVRAMLINHSEDKKRKKRQEEILKRRKTKEPLLEAKGDTEAELKQPEEANGGHILRLWWPLLLMCFIDEYWMCACVFFTHNMVYYGALR; encoded by the exons ATGCTTGCCCCTCTGCTCGCATTCGTCATCCTTAACCCGGACTTTCTCATCTCTGCGGCGATGACTGCTCTGCTTACAGACCATCTCATCCACACATCGAACCATAGCGAAGCCGTTAATGAGACTAGCATGGACCAATATCAAGGAGCGCTGTTAACCACCGTGCAGCTGGACATCAAGCAGGGACGTCCGTACATGGTCCTTCTCCTCAAAGAGCATGAAGACGTCCGGTTGACCCCCGTCAACGCGCACGAGGAAAGGATAGCCAAACGTGACGTCGTCGCCAAGTATTCTCCTCTTGCGGACCATGGCCAATACGTCTACGATGAGGGCGACGTTAAGTCCTCCGGCCGGACTGTTGGTAAACTGCCGCGTGTCTTGCAAAGAGTTGGAATGAAGTTGAAGGCGTTACGAAGAAGCCTTGGCTTTCAAAAACCTGTGGTGACAAGAATATTATTTGCAGATTCCCCGATGGCTGAACACAGAAGGGTGGAACGGCACAAACAAACCTCGGCGGGCGATGAC AGCCACTCCCAAGCACATGGCCTACTCGCGGACGGCGGCAGACCCCAAGGTACCTTTGACGCTTACAGAGGAAACCTAACAAGAGACGGCGTCATACCTCACTTCTTGACCGACGCACCGAACCAACTAATCAACGTCGACTACGGCTACGGCCGCAAAATCCGAATGGGGAATTTTTTCGTAGCTCAACGACTCTGGCTGGAACCCTTGAACGTTTCTTTCCCCATGGAAGAAGGGAACCTGTACACACTCCTTCTTACGGACATCACCTTCATGTTCTGGCAGTATTGGCTGGTGGTGAACATCGTCACCGAGGATGTGTACTCTGGTGACGAACTGATCCTCTACAGCGGTTCCTTTCCAACCTCTGGACGTCCACACACTCTGGTCTTCCTCCTCTACTCTCAGGGGACTCGAGTCATCGACATTGCGCAGTTCAAGACGGAAACGGGCTACGACCTGGCCACCAGAGACCCCAGAGTGTTTGCGCAAGAGTGGAATCTGGGCGAACCCATCGCGATCAATTATTTCTTGACGGACGCCGTGCGGAATGACGTCAGGGCAATGTTGATAAACCACAGCGAAGataagaagaggaaaaaaaggcAGGAAGAAATTTTGAAACGGAGGAAGACCAAGGAACCTTTGCTGGAGGCCAAAGGAGACACAGAAGCTGAGCTGAAGCAGCCGGAAGAAGCTAATGGCGGTCATATTCTTAGATTGTGGTGGCCGCTGTTGCTGATGTGTTTTATAGATGAATATTGGATGTGTGCTTGTGTGTTCTTCACGCATAACATGGTGTACTACGGTGCGTTACGGTGA
- the LOC135379036 gene encoding uncharacterized protein LOC135379036 isoform X2, with protein sequence MLAPLLAFVILNPDFLISAAMTALLTDHLIHTSNHSEAVNETSMDQYQGALLTTVQLDIKQGRPYMVLLLKEHEDVRLTPVNAHEERIAKRDVVAKYSPLADHGQYVYDEGDVKSSGRTVDSPMAEHRRVERHKQTSAGDDSHSQAHGLLADGGRPQGTFDAYRGNLTRDGVIPHFLTDAPNQLINVDYGYGRKIRMGNFFVAQRLWLEPLNVSFPMEEGNLYTLLLTDITFMFWQYWLVVNIVTEDVYSGDELILYSGSFPTSGRPHTLVFLLYSQGTRVIDIAQFKTETGYDLATRDPRVFAQEWNLGEPIAINYFLTDAVRNDVRAMLINHSEDKKRKKRQEEILKRRKTKEPLLEAKGDTEAELKQPEEANGGHILRLWWPLLLMCFIDEYWMCACVFFTHNMVYYGALR encoded by the exons ATGCTTGCCCCTCTGCTCGCATTCGTCATCCTTAACCCGGACTTTCTCATCTCTGCGGCGATGACTGCTCTGCTTACAGACCATCTCATCCACACATCGAACCATAGCGAAGCCGTTAATGAGACTAGCATGGACCAATATCAAGGAGCGCTGTTAACCACCGTGCAGCTGGACATCAAGCAGGGACGTCCGTACATGGTCCTTCTCCTCAAAGAGCATGAAGACGTCCGGTTGACCCCCGTCAACGCGCACGAGGAAAGGATAGCCAAACGTGACGTCGTCGCCAAGTATTCTCCTCTTGCGGACCATGGCCAATACGTCTACGATGAGGGCGACGTTAAGTCCTCCGGCCGGACTGTTG ATTCCCCGATGGCTGAACACAGAAGGGTGGAACGGCACAAACAAACCTCGGCGGGCGATGAC AGCCACTCCCAAGCACATGGCCTACTCGCGGACGGCGGCAGACCCCAAGGTACCTTTGACGCTTACAGAGGAAACCTAACAAGAGACGGCGTCATACCTCACTTCTTGACCGACGCACCGAACCAACTAATCAACGTCGACTACGGCTACGGCCGCAAAATCCGAATGGGGAATTTTTTCGTAGCTCAACGACTCTGGCTGGAACCCTTGAACGTTTCTTTCCCCATGGAAGAAGGGAACCTGTACACACTCCTTCTTACGGACATCACCTTCATGTTCTGGCAGTATTGGCTGGTGGTGAACATCGTCACCGAGGATGTGTACTCTGGTGACGAACTGATCCTCTACAGCGGTTCCTTTCCAACCTCTGGACGTCCACACACTCTGGTCTTCCTCCTCTACTCTCAGGGGACTCGAGTCATCGACATTGCGCAGTTCAAGACGGAAACGGGCTACGACCTGGCCACCAGAGACCCCAGAGTGTTTGCGCAAGAGTGGAATCTGGGCGAACCCATCGCGATCAATTATTTCTTGACGGACGCCGTGCGGAATGACGTCAGGGCAATGTTGATAAACCACAGCGAAGataagaagaggaaaaaaaggcAGGAAGAAATTTTGAAACGGAGGAAGACCAAGGAACCTTTGCTGGAGGCCAAAGGAGACACAGAAGCTGAGCTGAAGCAGCCGGAAGAAGCTAATGGCGGTCATATTCTTAGATTGTGGTGGCCGCTGTTGCTGATGTGTTTTATAGATGAATATTGGATGTGTGCTTGTGTGTTCTTCACGCATAACATGGTGTACTACGGTGCGTTACGGTGA